The following is a genomic window from Cetobacterium somerae ATCC BAA-474.
TATTATTTTGATATTATTTTGATATTATTTTGTATCATTATTTTAATTTTTTGTCAACTTTTTTATTTTCTTTATATTGTAAAGTAGATCCATCTTTTAAATTAAAAATTAATATATCATCTTCTACTTTAAATGTTTGAACTGTATCTAATTTTTCTAAATATTCAGATTCCATTTTCATAACTTTATCTGAACCAGCCATTAGAGTTGATCCTAATTTTTCTAACTTAATTTTATTTCCTTTTTTCTCATATCTTCCAAAGTAATTATTTAACCCAGAGAATCCATAAAAATTATGTTCGTCAAACCCTATTAGTACATTTGGAATAGAGTTTTCTTGAATTAAGATATACTCTTTCCCTACTAATCTTTTATTTTTTGTTGTCAAGCTTGAACACCCTCCAAATAAAACTGAAATCATTAATAGTATTCCTAAGATTTTTTTCATTATTTATCACTCCCTGATTTTTTATTAATAAC
Proteins encoded in this region:
- a CDS encoding META domain-containing protein, which translates into the protein MKKILGILLMISVLFGGCSSLTTKNKRLVGKEYILIQENSIPNVLIGFDEHNFYGFSGLNNYFGRYEKKGNKIKLEKLGSTLMAGSDKVMKMESEYLEKLDTVQTFKVEDDILIFNLKDGSTLQYKENKKVDKKLK